A window of Photobacterium sp. GJ3 contains these coding sequences:
- a CDS encoding M15 family metallopeptidase produces the protein MKHLEHPLTLAQLTGQDESHLCDYQGKQIHQGVQDALAALQQAASEAGFELTLASAFRSFDRQMLIWNNKFQGLRPILDSNSQPMDPDSLSDEAKIHAILRWSALPGASRHHWGTDIDVYAANCLPEGEKLQLEPWEYEGDAHQASFNQWLSANMARYGFYRPYAVDLGGVAVEPWHISYFPISEVLRAQCTPSQLATVIRQQPVAGKSQILANLDTLYSKYINNISEV, from the coding sequence ATGAAGCACCTTGAACACCCGTTAACACTGGCGCAGCTCACCGGGCAAGACGAAAGTCATCTGTGTGACTATCAGGGAAAACAGATTCACCAGGGTGTTCAGGACGCACTGGCCGCGCTGCAACAGGCGGCCAGTGAGGCGGGCTTCGAACTGACACTGGCCAGCGCTTTCCGCTCCTTTGATCGCCAGATGCTGATCTGGAACAACAAGTTTCAGGGATTGCGTCCGATTCTGGACAGCAACAGCCAGCCGATGGATCCGGACAGCCTGTCGGATGAAGCCAAAATCCATGCGATTTTACGCTGGTCCGCCCTGCCCGGTGCCAGCCGCCACCACTGGGGAACAGATATTGATGTGTACGCTGCCAATTGTCTGCCCGAGGGAGAAAAGCTTCAGCTCGAACCCTGGGAATATGAAGGGGATGCTCATCAGGCCAGTTTCAATCAGTGGCTGTCCGCCAATATGGCGCGGTACGGCTTTTACCGACCTTATGCCGTTGATCTGGGCGGTGTTGCCGTAGAACCCTGGCATATCAGCTATTTTCCGATCAGCGAAGTCCTCCGCGCGCAGTGTACGCCAAGCCAGCTTGCCACAGTGATCCGTCAACAACCTGTTGCAGGAAAATCGCAAATTCTGGCAAACCTTGATACGCTTTACAGTAAGTACATCAACAACATCAGTGAGGTCTGA
- the proB gene encoding glutamate 5-kinase produces the protein MADHHKTHAGEQSAHQTANVASQTIVVKLGTSVLTGGTLKLDRAHMVELVRQCAHLRQQGHQVIIVTSGAIAAGREHLGYPELPKTMASKQLLAAVGQSRLIQEWEQLFSIYGLHVGQMLLTRADLNDRERYLNARDMLLALLEHGIIPVVNENDAVATTEIKVGDNDNLSALVGILAGADKLLLLTDQPGLFTADPRSNPDAELIREVHTIDETLRKLAGGSVGGLGTGGMATKLQAADVARRAGIEVIIAAGSRPEVVAGIVKGEQVGTRFLPLESPLESRKRWILAGPPPAGDIIVDAGAATAVTQRGSSLLAKGITAVKGEFERGEVARIYSTDGILLARGISRYSSQDMSKIAGKHSQDIHKVLGYEYGPVAVHRDDLVLI, from the coding sequence ATGGCTGATCATCACAAAACACACGCAGGTGAGCAAAGCGCTCATCAGACAGCAAACGTTGCATCACAGACGATCGTGGTGAAACTGGGCACCAGTGTTCTGACCGGCGGTACGCTCAAGCTTGATCGCGCCCATATGGTTGAACTGGTCCGCCAGTGTGCCCATTTACGCCAGCAGGGTCATCAGGTCATTATTGTGACCTCGGGTGCCATTGCTGCCGGCCGGGAGCATTTGGGCTATCCGGAATTACCAAAAACCATGGCCAGCAAGCAGCTGCTGGCGGCTGTGGGCCAGAGTCGTCTGATTCAGGAATGGGAACAGCTCTTCAGTATTTACGGTTTGCATGTCGGCCAGATGCTGCTGACCCGGGCTGATCTGAACGATCGGGAACGTTACCTCAACGCACGAGATATGCTGCTGGCTTTGCTGGAGCACGGCATTATTCCTGTGGTGAACGAGAACGATGCTGTCGCGACCACTGAAATCAAAGTGGGCGATAATGATAATTTATCGGCACTGGTTGGGATTCTGGCCGGTGCAGACAAACTCTTGTTGCTGACTGACCAGCCAGGACTGTTTACTGCAGATCCGAGAAGCAACCCAGATGCGGAACTGATCCGCGAAGTACACACGATTGACGAGACCCTGCGCAAGCTGGCAGGGGGCAGTGTCGGTGGTTTGGGTACTGGTGGCATGGCGACCAAGCTTCAGGCAGCCGATGTCGCACGTCGCGCTGGCATTGAAGTGATTATTGCCGCAGGCAGCCGACCGGAAGTTGTGGCTGGTATTGTGAAAGGTGAACAGGTGGGAACCCGGTTCCTGCCATTGGAATCGCCTTTAGAAAGCCGTAAACGCTGGATCCTGGCAGGACCGCCACCCGCAGGCGATATTATTGTGGATGCGGGAGCGGCGACTGCCGTCACTCAGCGGGGCAGCAGCTTGCTGGCGAAAGGGATTACTGCGGTGAAAGGTGAGTTTGAACGGGGTGAAGTCGCCCGGATTTACAGCACCGACGGGATCTTGCTGGCGCGGGGGATCAGCCGGTATTCCAGCCAGGATATGTCAAAAATTGCGGGCAAGCACAGTCAGGATATTCATAAAGTGCTGGGCTATGAGTACGGACCGGTTGCCGTCCACCGGGATGATCTGGTACTGATCTAA
- the crl gene encoding sigma factor-binding protein Crl: MPTQVTFPPHGRLMTKLTALGPYLRQQQSSEGHFFFDCLASCINAKKEPEEREFWGWWLELTQIETGFQYSYRFGRFDLHGDWKEEKVPAKHQEPVHQTLEDFYKKLCTLLEQEYELAIHPAPDLSEPTLSVSA, encoded by the coding sequence ATGCCAACACAAGTCACTTTTCCTCCTCATGGCCGCCTGATGACCAAACTGACTGCGCTTGGCCCTTATCTTCGCCAGCAGCAGTCCTCTGAAGGGCACTTTTTCTTTGATTGTCTGGCAAGTTGTATCAATGCCAAGAAAGAACCCGAAGAGCGAGAGTTCTGGGGTTGGTGGCTGGAACTGACACAAATTGAGACTGGTTTTCAGTACAGTTACCGGTTTGGCCGTTTTGATCTGCATGGTGACTGGAAGGAAGAAAAAGTACCGGCCAAGCACCAGGAACCGGTTCATCAGACGCTGGAAGATTTCTACAAAAAGCTCTGCACCTTGTTAGAACAGGAATATGAGCTTGCCATTCATCCTGCCCCCGATCTTTCAGAGCCAACTTTGTCCGTTTCAGCCTGA
- a CDS encoding glutamate-5-semialdehyde dehydrogenase, producing MEMQSMGKAAKQAAFTLATTATAQKNQALAFIADELEARQDEILKANETDLAAARESGMTEALLDRLMLNESRLAAIASDVRHVIGLPDPVGAELDSRVLENGMRLSRRRVPLGVVGVIYEARPNVTIDIAALCLKTGNASILRGGRETFHSNMVLVQVIQQALEKAGLPADSVQYIAKPDRELVSELLTLDQYVDMIIPRGGAGLHQMCKEKSTIPVIIGGFGISHVYVDQSADLVRALDVVENSKVQRPSACNALDTLLVHQAVAAEFLPQLAERMNQNQVMLVAEGEALPMLQGKAAQLRAAEAGDFDTEWLSYTLGVKIVPDLGAAIQHMQDHNASHSDAILTNDLMSAERFINAAGSAAVYVNASTRFTDGAQFGLGAEVAVSTQKLHARGPMGLEELTSYKWVGQADYLCRS from the coding sequence GTGGAAATGCAATCCATGGGAAAGGCCGCCAAGCAGGCGGCTTTTACACTGGCGACAACCGCGACCGCACAGAAAAATCAGGCGCTGGCTTTTATTGCCGATGAACTGGAAGCGCGTCAGGATGAGATTCTGAAGGCCAACGAGACCGATCTGGCCGCAGCCCGTGAAAGCGGAATGACGGAAGCGCTGCTGGATCGTCTGATGCTGAATGAATCGCGTCTGGCTGCCATTGCCAGTGATGTTCGTCATGTCATTGGACTACCTGATCCGGTCGGTGCTGAACTGGACTCACGTGTGCTGGAAAATGGCATGCGCCTGAGCCGTCGGCGAGTGCCGTTGGGCGTGGTCGGGGTGATTTATGAAGCCCGTCCGAATGTCACCATTGATATTGCTGCTCTGTGTCTGAAAACCGGGAACGCCAGTATTCTGCGTGGCGGCCGTGAAACATTTCACTCCAATATGGTGCTGGTTCAGGTCATTCAGCAGGCGTTGGAAAAAGCAGGATTGCCTGCTGATTCGGTTCAGTACATTGCTAAACCGGACCGGGAACTGGTGTCCGAGCTGCTGACTCTGGATCAGTACGTGGATATGATCATTCCTCGGGGTGGTGCGGGTTTGCATCAGATGTGTAAGGAAAAAAGCACCATTCCTGTCATTATCGGTGGATTTGGGATCAGCCATGTGTATGTTGATCAGTCTGCCGATTTAGTCCGGGCACTGGACGTGGTTGAAAATTCAAAAGTTCAGCGTCCTTCGGCCTGTAATGCACTGGATACGCTGCTGGTTCATCAGGCCGTGGCGGCCGAATTCCTGCCTCAGCTGGCCGAGCGGATGAATCAGAATCAGGTGATGCTGGTGGCCGAAGGTGAGGCGCTGCCAATGCTTCAGGGTAAGGCTGCACAATTGCGTGCGGCTGAGGCGGGTGATTTTGATACGGAATGGCTGAGTTATACGCTGGGTGTGAAAATTGTGCCGGATCTGGGTGCGGCAATACAGCATATGCAGGATCACAATGCCAGTCACTCAGATGCAATCCTGACCAATGATTTGATGTCTGCTGAGCGTTTTATTAATGCAGCAGGATCGGCAGCGGTGTATGTGAATGCTTCCACCCGCTTTACCGATGGTGCTCAGTTTGGTCTGGGTGCGGAAGTGGCGGTATCGACGCAGAAGCTGCATGCGCGCGGCCCGATGGGGCTGGAAGAGCTGACCAGCTACAAGTGGGTTGGTCAGGCGGACTATTTATGCCGCAGCTGA
- a CDS encoding DUF2897 family protein codes for MEWLLNPWVITIIVVSVVVSNIAAIKYTANMKFGPHDKTKELLRKQRQVENMSKHYPTDDTKDDAAQTDKK; via the coding sequence ATGGAATGGCTACTCAACCCCTGGGTCATCACCATCATCGTGGTCAGTGTCGTGGTCAGTAATATTGCCGCCATCAAGTACACGGCCAATATGAAATTCGGCCCGCACGACAAAACCAAAGAACTGCTGCGCAAACAACGCCAGGTCGAGAATATGTCGAAGCATTATCCGACCGATGACACCAAGGACGACGCTGCACAGACCGATAAAAAATAA